The following are encoded in a window of Roseimaritima ulvae genomic DNA:
- a CDS encoding peroxidase family protein: protein MARFWNHWIGRSQHSKSKHPRRDKRRNPTQRRIKAEALEARQLMAANIFHNAGMPEDVDQDGVVAPIDALAIINQLNRQSRFNDAGSLDSARDGRHMTDVNNDGEETPQDALMVINRLNRQRRGEIDPTDRPDNSSDDPAEDVTTEYRTIDGTGNNLENPELGSAGSELLRVAENDYADGISEPAGEDRPSAREISNTVSDADPEGTFSERDLSSYVYLWGQFLDHDIDLSLTPEDEADAISFAVEVPADDALFDPFGTGEVTIPLTRSEVADGTGTSTDNPAEQVNSITSWIDGSQIYGSSQEVADSLRSFEGGRLLITDDGLLPTDEDGNIMAGDIRAAENLGLTAMQTLFLREHNRVADEISAADPDLSDEEIYQQARATVIAELQSITYNEFLPALLGEDALSDYEGYDSSVDASVANEYSTAAFRFGHSTLNDGFGFFDNDGLSAEDPISLADAFFNPSLLEDYGIDTLLKASASHLSQEIDLEVVDNLRNFLFGAPGSGGLDLVSLNIQRGRDHGLADFNSVRVAYGLDAYESFDQITSDAELAADLESLYGDINNIDLWVGLLAEDHAEDSSLGETATTIIADQFERLRDGDRFYYENTLTQSQIRQVENTTLSDIIEMNTNNTNLQSNIFFFSPTISGTVTSDTVATDTADSEALTAASFDASQNAENNRNNDRDRQRRDRDSDDDRDNNNGVEGITVELVDGAGNVIDSAVTDSDGNYELASISTSGLYEVRVAASDEYTTVGSETIEALVSSGDSHLKGLNFEITV, encoded by the coding sequence ATGGCTCGCTTTTGGAATCATTGGATCGGACGCAGTCAGCACTCGAAATCTAAGCATCCCAGACGCGATAAAAGACGCAACCCCACGCAGCGGCGGATCAAAGCCGAAGCCCTGGAAGCACGCCAACTGATGGCGGCCAACATTTTTCATAACGCCGGCATGCCCGAGGATGTTGACCAGGATGGTGTCGTGGCCCCCATCGACGCTTTGGCGATCATCAACCAACTGAATCGGCAATCTCGTTTCAACGACGCCGGCAGTCTGGACAGCGCCCGCGACGGCCGCCACATGACCGACGTCAACAACGACGGCGAAGAAACGCCGCAAGACGCCCTGATGGTCATCAATCGCCTGAATCGGCAACGTCGTGGCGAGATCGATCCCACCGATCGGCCGGATAATTCCAGCGATGATCCCGCCGAAGATGTGACCACTGAATACCGCACCATCGATGGCACGGGCAATAATCTGGAAAACCCCGAACTGGGCTCCGCCGGCTCGGAACTGTTGCGGGTAGCCGAAAATGACTACGCCGACGGGATCTCCGAACCGGCCGGCGAAGATCGCCCCAGCGCTCGGGAAATCAGCAACACCGTCTCGGACGCTGACCCGGAAGGCACCTTCAGCGAGCGAGATCTCAGCTCGTACGTGTATCTGTGGGGCCAGTTCCTGGACCACGACATCGACCTCTCCCTGACACCGGAAGACGAAGCGGACGCGATCAGCTTTGCCGTCGAAGTTCCCGCCGACGATGCCTTGTTTGATCCCTTCGGAACCGGCGAAGTGACGATTCCGCTGACACGTTCGGAAGTCGCCGACGGAACGGGCACGTCCACAGATAACCCCGCCGAACAGGTCAATTCGATCACTTCCTGGATCGATGGTTCCCAGATCTACGGCAGCAGCCAAGAGGTCGCCGATTCGCTGCGATCTTTCGAAGGCGGCCGCTTGTTGATCACCGACGATGGGCTGCTGCCGACCGATGAAGACGGCAACATCATGGCCGGTGACATCCGCGCGGCGGAAAACCTCGGGCTGACGGCGATGCAAACCCTGTTCTTGCGTGAACATAATCGTGTCGCGGATGAAATCTCCGCCGCCGATCCGGACCTCAGCGACGAAGAAATCTATCAGCAAGCTCGCGCCACGGTGATCGCCGAATTGCAGTCGATCACCTACAACGAATTCCTGCCGGCCCTGTTAGGCGAAGACGCGTTGTCCGATTATGAAGGCTACGACTCCAGCGTTGATGCTTCGGTGGCCAATGAGTACTCGACCGCGGCCTTCCGCTTCGGCCACTCCACGCTGAACGACGGTTTCGGCTTTTTCGACAACGACGGCTTGTCCGCCGAGGACCCAATTTCCTTAGCCGACGCCTTCTTCAATCCGTCCCTGCTGGAAGACTACGGCATCGACACGCTGCTGAAAGCCAGCGCGTCGCATCTCTCGCAAGAGATTGATTTGGAAGTCGTCGACAACTTGCGGAATTTCTTGTTCGGTGCCCCGGGCTCCGGTGGTTTGGACCTCGTCTCGCTGAATATTCAACGCGGTCGCGATCACGGGTTGGCCGACTTTAATTCGGTCCGCGTGGCCTACGGACTGGACGCCTACGAATCGTTTGACCAAATCACCAGTGATGCTGAACTGGCGGCTGATCTGGAATCGCTGTACGGCGACATCAACAACATCGACCTGTGGGTGGGCCTGTTAGCTGAAGATCACGCCGAGGACAGCTCGCTGGGCGAAACGGCCACCACGATCATCGCGGATCAATTCGAACGCTTGCGAGACGGCGACCGTTTCTACTACGAAAACACGTTGACGCAAAGCCAGATCCGCCAGGTCGAAAACACGACGTTGTCGGATATCATCGAAATGAACACCAACAACACCAACCTGCAATCGAATATCTTTTTCTTCTCGCCCACCATCTCCGGGACCGTCACCAGCGATACCGTGGCGACCGACACCGCTGATTCGGAGGCGTTGACGGCCGCGTCCTTTGACGCTTCGCAGAATGCCGAAAACAATCGTAACAACGATCGTGACAGGCAACGCCGTGATCGCGACTCCGATGATGACCGCGATAACAACAACGGCGTGGAAGGCATCACCGTGGAACTGGTCGACGGTGCCGGCAACGTGATTGACTCGGCCGTCACCGACAGCGACGGGAACTACGAGCTGGCATCGATCAGCACCAGTGGACTGTACGAAGTTCGCGTGGCGGCGAGCGACGAATACACCACGGTGGGCTCGGAAACGATCGAAGCCTTGGTCAGCAGTGGCGACTCGCACCTGAAAGGACTGAACTTTGAGATCACGGTTTAA
- a CDS encoding purine-cytosine permease family protein, producing MSTDAPETVVAGMKSEQLPIPEHKLHGWTHFAGLYAGEHVAATEFVIGATFVALGATTKDILIGLLIGNVLAVLSWTLITAPIAVQTRLSLYTYLDKIAGDSMTKLYNWANVLIFTVISAAMITVSSTAVRLLFGIPAQLEWYPTNALFVVVVLSVGMIVVLVAMYGFDAVAEFSGLCGPWLVAMFISGALVLFPALADSVLGRTQLEHLSEFITIGDHSIWTGINAYGDPGIGLLEVIGFAWAANTITHFGLIDMALLRYAKRSIYGLCTSAGMLFGHYVAWIAAGIMGAGTAVLLKMTIAELDPGDVAYQALGYSGYVIVIVAGWTTANANLYRAGLAAQAIFHNHSRRQVTFTVGVITVIVACFPFVFGQMLPLLTYAGLLVVPVGAIVFAEHMVFPRIGLTRYWVTYRKLAHSTPAVASWAAGLIFGFGLQAMQVISFFYLFLPTWLFTMAVYTVLARWYGAGKTYPAEQEAERKQNEAIKAMQTKQADSEGHPVADHSLGSKLLRALARTCLVLTVILALLVTFRSPDMVSYSENASIFHFWCFVFTITYFASAYWALRRRKALQVATAKERLEGGLS from the coding sequence ATGAGTACTGACGCGCCCGAAACCGTCGTTGCCGGAATGAAATCCGAGCAATTGCCGATCCCGGAACACAAACTGCACGGTTGGACGCATTTCGCTGGGCTGTACGCCGGTGAACATGTGGCGGCCACCGAGTTTGTTATCGGAGCCACGTTCGTTGCTTTGGGTGCCACCACCAAGGACATTCTGATCGGGTTGTTGATCGGCAATGTCCTGGCCGTGCTCAGTTGGACCTTGATCACCGCGCCGATTGCGGTGCAAACCCGGTTGAGTCTCTACACGTATCTGGACAAGATCGCCGGAGACTCGATGACCAAGCTGTACAACTGGGCGAACGTGCTGATCTTTACGGTCATCTCGGCGGCCATGATTACCGTTTCCAGCACCGCCGTGCGATTATTGTTTGGGATCCCCGCCCAGCTGGAATGGTACCCCACCAATGCGCTGTTTGTGGTCGTCGTGTTGTCGGTGGGCATGATCGTCGTGTTGGTGGCCATGTACGGTTTTGATGCGGTGGCGGAATTTTCGGGGCTGTGTGGTCCCTGGTTGGTGGCAATGTTCATCAGCGGGGCTCTGGTGCTGTTCCCGGCGCTAGCCGATTCGGTACTCGGGCGCACTCAGCTGGAACACCTGTCGGAGTTCATTACGATTGGTGACCATTCGATTTGGACTGGGATCAACGCTTACGGGGATCCCGGGATTGGACTGTTGGAGGTAATTGGTTTTGCTTGGGCGGCCAACACGATCACGCATTTTGGTCTGATCGATATGGCGCTACTGCGGTACGCCAAACGTTCTATTTATGGATTATGCACCAGTGCTGGAATGCTGTTTGGTCACTACGTGGCCTGGATTGCGGCCGGCATCATGGGTGCGGGCACGGCGGTGCTGCTGAAGATGACGATCGCCGAGCTGGATCCCGGCGATGTGGCTTATCAAGCGCTTGGGTATTCCGGGTATGTGATCGTGATCGTGGCCGGTTGGACCACGGCCAATGCCAACCTGTACCGTGCCGGTCTGGCGGCGCAGGCCATTTTTCACAACCATTCGCGCCGGCAGGTGACGTTTACCGTGGGCGTGATCACCGTGATCGTGGCTTGTTTCCCGTTTGTGTTCGGCCAGATGCTGCCGCTGTTGACCTATGCCGGGTTGTTGGTGGTTCCGGTGGGGGCAATCGTGTTTGCCGAACACATGGTCTTCCCACGAATTGGCCTGACGCGGTACTGGGTAACGTACCGCAAACTGGCGCACAGCACGCCGGCGGTGGCGTCCTGGGCGGCCGGATTGATCTTTGGATTTGGCTTGCAGGCGATGCAGGTGATTTCGTTTTTCTATCTGTTTCTGCCGACCTGGCTGTTCACAATGGCGGTCTACACGGTGCTGGCTCGCTGGTACGGCGCCGGGAAAACGTATCCCGCCGAACAGGAAGCTGAACGAAAGCAAAATGAAGCCATCAAAGCCATGCAGACCAAACAAGCGGACAGCGAAGGGCATCCCGTGGCCGACCATTCGCTGGGATCCAAACTGCTGCGAGCCCTGGCGCGAACCTGTTTGGTACTGACCGTCATTTTGGCGCTGCTGGTAACGTTCCGAAGCCCGGACATGGTAAGCTATAGCGAGAACGCCAGCATTTTTCACTTCTGGTGTTTTGTGTTTACGATCACGTACTTCGCATCGGCATACTGGGCTCTGCGACGCCGCAAAGCTCTCCAGGTAGCGACTGCCAAGGAACGCCTGGAAGGCGGATTATCATGA
- a CDS encoding mannitol dehydrogenase family protein: MNALIPLNQTNLSRLPQELLPPSYDRGSIQSGIVHVGVGGFHRSHEAYYTDALLRSGDALQWGICGIGLRRPDQKIAAVLEAQDHLYTLIEKAPDGRVSSRIIGSIVDFLLGCDDPTAVIERMARPETKIVSLTITEGGYNVDRNTQKFDADNPDAQHDIANPLRPRLVFGYLTAALKLRRERGLPAFTIQSCDNIQHNGDLTRDMVLAFAGLQDPGLADWIAGEVRFPNAMVDRITPVTTDAEIEYLQQQFGLQDRWPVTSEPFCQWIIEDQFSNGRPEWEAVGAQFVSDVTPYEKMKLRLLNAGHSVLGLLGSVYGYQTIDECVADPLFATFLRSFLDHEATPVLDAVAGIDVEAYKDTLIERFSNPNIKDSLPRICLDSSNKVPVFLLPTIEENIQQGRSISHAALVVAAWCYYSDKHADRHGHALDVSDPQAAALQAAARRTPSDPLAFIQLKSVFGDLASDPRFSQPYQQMVQQIYANPDVSVLMQSIVGQTTA; encoded by the coding sequence ATGAATGCTCTTATCCCTCTGAACCAAACCAATCTGTCCCGCTTGCCCCAGGAATTGCTGCCTCCCAGCTACGATCGCGGCAGCATCCAAAGCGGCATCGTGCATGTGGGCGTCGGCGGCTTTCACCGCTCTCACGAAGCCTACTACACCGACGCACTGTTGCGGTCCGGCGACGCTTTGCAGTGGGGCATTTGCGGCATTGGTTTGAGGCGACCGGATCAAAAAATCGCCGCCGTACTGGAAGCGCAAGACCACCTCTATACGCTGATCGAAAAGGCCCCCGATGGGCGCGTCAGCAGTCGGATCATCGGATCGATCGTGGACTTCTTGCTGGGCTGCGACGATCCTACGGCCGTGATCGAACGCATGGCTCGTCCGGAAACCAAGATCGTTTCGCTGACGATCACCGAAGGCGGCTACAACGTCGACCGCAACACACAAAAATTTGACGCCGACAATCCTGACGCCCAGCACGACATCGCCAATCCGCTGCGTCCGAGGTTGGTGTTCGGCTACCTGACCGCCGCGTTAAAACTGCGGCGCGAGCGGGGCTTGCCGGCGTTTACGATTCAGTCCTGCGACAATATCCAACACAATGGCGATCTGACCCGAGACATGGTGCTGGCTTTTGCCGGCCTGCAGGATCCCGGCTTGGCCGATTGGATTGCCGGAGAAGTGCGATTTCCCAACGCCATGGTAGATCGCATCACGCCGGTAACCACCGATGCGGAAATTGAATATCTGCAGCAACAATTCGGCTTGCAAGACCGTTGGCCCGTGACCAGCGAACCTTTTTGTCAGTGGATTATCGAAGATCAGTTTTCCAACGGACGGCCGGAGTGGGAAGCCGTCGGCGCGCAGTTTGTCTCGGACGTGACGCCTTATGAAAAGATGAAACTGCGGTTGCTGAACGCCGGCCATTCGGTCCTGGGGCTGTTGGGTTCGGTTTACGGTTACCAAACCATCGATGAGTGCGTGGCCGATCCTTTGTTTGCCACCTTCCTTCGCAGTTTCCTCGATCACGAAGCCACGCCGGTGTTGGATGCGGTCGCGGGCATCGACGTGGAAGCCTATAAAGACACGCTGATCGAGCGGTTTAGCAACCCCAACATCAAAGACAGTCTGCCTCGCATCTGTTTGGACAGTTCCAACAAGGTGCCCGTATTTTTGCTGCCGACGATCGAAGAAAATATCCAGCAGGGCCGCTCGATTTCTCATGCCGCACTGGTGGTCGCCGCTTGGTGTTACTACAGCGACAAACACGCCGATCGACACGGCCACGCATTGGATGTCAGCGATCCTCAGGCAGCCGCCTTGCAGGCCGCTGCCCGGCGGACCCCCAGCGACCCCCTGGCCTTTATCCAGCTGAAATCGGTGTTTGGCGATTTGGCCAGCGACCCGCGTTTTTCGCAGCCGTACCAACAGATGGTTCAGCAGATTTACGCGAATCCAGACGTCTCGGTGCTGATGCAAAGCATTGTCGGCCAGACGACCGCTTAA
- a CDS encoding alkaline phosphatase D family protein, whose product MTALPRSSRRMYGIERRAFLRYMATVSAIPFVAQHAAGQVTDKPVFDGDPYTLGVASGDPTADGVVIWTRLATRPLDGGGMPHAAVKTRWEVATDEAFSDVVRSGEALAMPQLGHSVHVEVEGLKPHHWYFYRFHAGNETSPVGRTRTAPAADDMPQQVRFAFTSCQHYESGYFNGYPHMQQEDLDLVVHLGDYIYEYGGADNRPRKHIGGEIHTLDDYRTRYAQYRLDETLQETHRRFPWLVTWDDHEFDNNYANLVSEEDGISPEAFLARRMNAYQAYYEFMPLRRSSFPQGPHMKLYRSCQYGRLANFNMLDTRQYRTDQPNGDHQKPMTGKALAQSATMLGDAQEHWLMSELLKSQSTWNVLAQQVMVAPLNRGEGDDRRYSMDQWPGYEISRRRLLNFMHQRQIPNPVVLTGDIHVNWVNDLQLDFQDPKSPLVGTELVGTAMTSGGNGGNVIPEYERAAAQNEFVRWYNSNRGYVSCELTPERWTTHFRTTPFVDKPNSPIETKASFVIEAGRPGAQHV is encoded by the coding sequence ATGACCGCACTTCCCCGCAGCTCACGACGTATGTACGGAATCGAACGCCGTGCATTCTTGCGATACATGGCCACCGTTTCGGCGATTCCCTTCGTGGCGCAGCACGCCGCGGGCCAAGTGACCGACAAGCCCGTTTTCGATGGCGATCCGTATACCCTGGGTGTTGCATCGGGCGATCCCACGGCTGATGGCGTGGTGATTTGGACCCGCTTGGCGACGCGACCGCTGGATGGTGGCGGGATGCCCCATGCCGCGGTGAAAACGCGATGGGAAGTCGCCACCGATGAAGCGTTTAGCGACGTGGTGCGCAGCGGCGAAGCCCTGGCGATGCCGCAACTGGGGCATTCGGTGCATGTCGAAGTGGAGGGGTTGAAGCCCCATCATTGGTACTTCTATCGCTTCCATGCCGGAAACGAAACCAGTCCCGTCGGTCGCACCCGTACCGCTCCCGCCGCCGATGATATGCCGCAACAGGTACGGTTTGCGTTTACGTCCTGCCAACACTACGAGTCCGGGTATTTCAACGGCTATCCGCACATGCAGCAGGAAGACCTGGATCTAGTGGTGCATCTGGGCGACTATATCTATGAATACGGCGGTGCGGACAATCGGCCACGCAAGCACATCGGCGGGGAAATCCATACGCTGGACGATTACCGTACGCGGTATGCCCAGTATCGTTTAGACGAAACGTTGCAGGAAACCCATCGTCGATTCCCCTGGCTGGTTACATGGGACGATCACGAATTCGACAACAACTATGCCAATTTGGTTTCCGAAGAAGATGGCATTTCGCCGGAAGCGTTTTTGGCGCGACGGATGAACGCCTACCAAGCCTACTACGAATTCATGCCACTGCGCCGGAGTTCCTTTCCGCAGGGACCTCACATGAAGTTGTATCGCAGTTGCCAGTACGGTCGCTTGGCCAACTTTAATATGTTGGACACCCGCCAGTATCGCACCGACCAGCCCAACGGCGACCACCAGAAACCGATGACCGGCAAGGCGCTCGCCCAGTCCGCCACCATGCTAGGGGACGCTCAAGAACACTGGCTGATGAGTGAACTGTTGAAGTCTCAATCCACCTGGAACGTATTGGCTCAGCAGGTCATGGTGGCGCCGTTAAATCGCGGCGAAGGCGATGACCGACGCTACAGCATGGACCAGTGGCCGGGCTATGAGATCAGTCGACGCCGGTTGTTGAACTTCATGCATCAGCGTCAAATCCCCAATCCGGTTGTGTTGACCGGTGACATCCATGTGAATTGGGTGAACGATCTGCAGCTGGATTTTCAAGATCCCAAATCGCCGTTGGTGGGGACCGAACTGGTGGGCACGGCGATGACGTCGGGCGGCAATGGTGGCAACGTGATTCCAGAGTACGAACGGGCTGCGGCACAGAACGAATTTGTACGCTGGTATAACTCCAACCGCGGCTATGTGTCCTGCGAACTAACGCCCGAGCGCTGGACCACGCATTTCCGGACCACGCCCTTTGTCGACAAGCCCAACTCACCGATCGAAACCAAAGCGTCGTTCGTGATCGAAGCCGGCCGCCCCGGAGCGCAACACGTGTAG
- a CDS encoding DUF1552 domain-containing protein — protein MANINMNRWRLNRRQVLRGAGASIALPLLDCMAAPRRVAAAAPAVSKPKRSVFLYIPNGVNTLTWQIEKAGADYQFTAPLKSLERHRSELTPISGLHHPMVLGKHHNCDKVWLTGADVPGDGGAFRNTVSADQLMAEVQGQTTRFPSLEMAIEGHSLAWSRDGIQIPAERNTRNIFNQLFGVERESPEAIRRRLNRRGSILDLVAEDAGRVNRKLGTEDRSKLDEYLTAVRQVEVRTDRAEAWLSIPKPTLDPSDQARLSRKLDMSQVTEYYRLFYDLMVMALRTDSTRVITCMICSESSGGAIPDIGISQTRHGLSHHNGDPEQLRRLTQTDTFLVEQFSYFLDQLKAHQEEDRPLLDTTQVLWGSGMAYGHSHGNANLPTLLAGGSALGLKHGQHVDFNLPRIGQYNVTDASGHYRICSRPVDQNARLSNLLLTMLQRMDVETDQFQDSLGTISEVVA, from the coding sequence ATGGCCAACATCAACATGAATCGCTGGCGTCTGAATCGTCGCCAGGTGCTGCGCGGGGCGGGGGCTTCGATCGCTTTGCCACTGCTCGATTGCATGGCGGCGCCCCGTCGTGTCGCGGCCGCGGCCCCGGCGGTCAGCAAGCCCAAACGCAGCGTGTTTTTGTACATTCCCAATGGTGTCAACACGCTGACCTGGCAGATTGAAAAAGCCGGTGCCGACTATCAGTTTACCGCTCCGCTGAAATCGCTTGAACGGCATCGCAGCGAATTGACGCCGATCAGTGGTTTGCATCATCCCATGGTGTTGGGCAAACACCACAATTGCGACAAAGTCTGGTTGACCGGCGCCGACGTACCCGGCGACGGCGGTGCCTTTCGCAATACCGTCTCGGCCGACCAATTGATGGCGGAAGTTCAAGGCCAAACGACTCGCTTTCCTTCCTTAGAAATGGCCATCGAAGGGCACTCGCTGGCTTGGTCTCGCGATGGCATTCAAATACCTGCCGAACGGAACACTCGCAACATCTTTAATCAGCTGTTCGGCGTGGAAAGGGAAAGCCCCGAAGCGATTCGGCGACGACTGAACCGACGTGGCAGCATTCTGGATCTGGTTGCCGAAGATGCCGGTCGCGTGAACCGCAAGCTGGGAACCGAAGACCGCAGCAAACTGGATGAGTACCTGACGGCCGTCCGGCAGGTGGAAGTTCGCACCGACCGGGCGGAAGCTTGGCTGAGCATTCCCAAACCAACACTCGATCCCTCCGACCAGGCCCGCCTGTCCCGCAAACTGGATATGTCCCAGGTCACCGAGTACTACCGCCTGTTCTACGATCTGATGGTGATGGCGCTGCGGACCGATTCCACTCGAGTGATCACCTGCATGATCTGCAGCGAATCCAGCGGCGGGGCGATTCCCGATATCGGCATCTCTCAAACCCGACACGGTTTGTCCCACCACAATGGCGATCCCGAACAACTTCGTCGCTTAACGCAAACCGATACGTTCCTGGTCGAACAGTTCAGCTACTTCCTGGATCAACTGAAGGCCCACCAGGAAGAGGATCGCCCGCTGCTCGATACGACTCAGGTGTTGTGGGGCAGCGGCATGGCGTACGGACACAGCCACGGCAACGCGAACCTGCCCACGTTGCTGGCCGGCGGATCGGCGTTGGGGCTGAAGCATGGTCAACACGTCGACTTTAATCTGCCCAGAATCGGCCAGTACAACGTGACCGACGCCAGCGGGCACTACCGCATCTGTTCACGTCCGGTCGACCAGAATGCGCGGCTGAGCAATCTATTGTTGACGATGTTACAACGCATGGATGTGGAAACCGATCAATTCCAGGACAGTCTGGGCACGATTTCCGAGGTGGTGGCTTAA
- a CDS encoding DUF1592 domain-containing protein has product MSSHAAAAEPNFETDVQPYFAAHCIGCHGAEEQEGDFRVDTLSHQVGLEDTPQWAEVRERISSGEMPPQDQTDLPTADESNAVVAWLSARLEEGEAARMAARGRVSYNRLTRDEYVNTVRDLLGVHFDATDPGGFLEDPEWRGIERIGSVLTLSASNIEKYLAAGEVVLAEAYPDSPPEFLETSKRAILEKQINEAHRERLRAEGLLDKVRFEMWPGDIFRYSASEALPAPGMYEISYTLSGLKPPNGRAPRLFVYEKKLDRVLFEQDILAPEDEPITVSFLAHLPKGRPSIDVINQVPGPSNTPRSGRHGNRPFISIKDGRMPWQMKLTDEQGRPRYPFLIMDSISFRGPLISDQERRRRNEYMPDEAVGLAEIRQGLRRLARRAFRRNVSDQELDGFVGIVEAELAAGAKHQDAIKTGMLAILCSKSFLFITEGDADGVRHGLNDWELASRLSYLMWSTMPDDELLDLAEHGELHKPEVLKQQFRRLLADDRADRFCDSFTAQWLQLRKVGMFPPDQRLYPDYDQSLEDSMIEEPKAFFREVLRGNRTLREFIDSDWTMANARLAAFYGLPDVNSGQHQLVSLPADSQRGGLLTQAAILSLTSDGTRHRPVHRGKWVSESIFGKSPPPPPANVDPIEPNPVTAPKATLRMKLEAHIHDPQCASCHRAIDPLGLAFDNFNAIGRWRTVEVTEGTGEDPQVDPSGELPDGRRFQTAQEFKQLLLADIDRFNATLIEKLATYGMRRTMSFDDEEDLAAVAAVSRQHDYRLADLLEAFVLSELFQKR; this is encoded by the coding sequence GTGAGTTCCCACGCAGCGGCTGCCGAACCCAATTTTGAAACCGACGTGCAACCCTATTTTGCGGCGCACTGCATCGGTTGCCACGGTGCCGAGGAACAGGAAGGCGACTTTCGCGTCGATACTCTGTCGCATCAAGTGGGTTTGGAAGACACACCGCAATGGGCCGAGGTCAGGGAACGCATCAGTTCCGGCGAAATGCCGCCGCAGGACCAAACGGATCTGCCCACGGCGGACGAAAGCAACGCCGTCGTGGCCTGGCTGTCGGCGCGACTGGAAGAGGGCGAAGCGGCACGCATGGCGGCACGCGGACGCGTCTCTTACAACCGTCTGACGCGAGACGAATATGTTAACACTGTGCGTGATCTGCTGGGCGTGCACTTTGATGCCACCGACCCCGGCGGCTTTCTGGAAGATCCCGAATGGCGCGGTATCGAAAGAATTGGATCGGTGCTGACCCTGTCGGCCTCCAACATCGAAAAGTATCTGGCCGCCGGTGAAGTGGTACTGGCCGAAGCCTATCCGGACAGCCCCCCAGAATTTCTGGAAACCAGCAAGCGTGCGATCCTCGAAAAACAAATCAACGAAGCTCATCGGGAACGCTTGCGGGCCGAGGGACTGCTGGACAAAGTCCGCTTCGAAATGTGGCCAGGCGATATCTTTCGCTACTCTGCGTCGGAAGCCCTGCCGGCTCCGGGCATGTACGAGATCAGCTATACGCTCAGCGGTTTAAAACCACCGAACGGCCGCGCCCCGCGGTTGTTCGTGTATGAAAAGAAACTGGATCGGGTGCTGTTCGAGCAGGACATCCTGGCGCCGGAAGACGAACCGATTACCGTTTCTTTCCTGGCCCACCTGCCCAAGGGCCGACCCAGTATCGATGTGATCAACCAAGTCCCCGGTCCCTCTAATACTCCACGTTCCGGCCGGCACGGCAACCGCCCCTTCATCAGCATCAAAGACGGCCGCATGCCCTGGCAGATGAAGTTGACCGACGAACAAGGTCGACCGCGTTATCCATTCTTGATCATGGATTCGATTTCGTTCCGTGGACCGCTGATCAGCGACCAGGAACGTCGTCGTCGCAACGAATACATGCCCGATGAAGCGGTCGGCCTGGCCGAAATCCGCCAAGGCCTGCGCCGCCTGGCACGCCGCGCGTTTCGCCGCAACGTCAGCGATCAAGAGCTGGATGGTTTTGTGGGCATCGTGGAAGCGGAATTGGCGGCTGGTGCCAAACATCAAGACGCCATCAAAACCGGGATGCTGGCCATCCTGTGTTCCAAAAGCTTCCTGTTTATCACCGAAGGCGATGCGGACGGCGTGCGACACGGGCTGAACGATTGGGAATTGGCCAGTCGGTTATCGTACCTGATGTGGAGCACGATGCCGGACGATGAACTGCTGGATTTGGCCGAACACGGCGAACTGCACAAGCCCGAGGTGCTGAAGCAACAATTTCGCCGCTTGTTGGCCGACGACCGTGCGGATCGCTTCTGCGACTCGTTCACCGCCCAGTGGCTGCAGCTTCGCAAAGTCGGCATGTTTCCTCCGGATCAACGCTTGTACCCGGACTACGACCAATCGCTGGAAGACAGCATGATCGAAGAACCCAAAGCGTTCTTTCGCGAAGTCCTCCGGGGCAACCGCACGTTACGCGAGTTTATCGATTCGGATTGGACGATGGCCAACGCGCGGTTGGCGGCGTTTTACGGGCTGCCCGATGTGAATAGCGGACAGCATCAGTTGGTTTCGCTACCGGCGGACAGCCAGCGCGGTGGCCTGTTAACCCAAGCGGCAATCCTCTCGCTGACGTCCGATGGCACCCGCCACCGTCCGGTTCATCGTGGCAAATGGGTGTCGGAATCGATTTTTGGCAAATCTCCGCCACCCCCGCCGGCCAATGTGGATCCGATTGAACCCAATCCAGTGACGGCGCCCAAAGCCACCTTGCGCATGAAACTGGAAGCCCATATTCACGATCCTCAATGCGCTTCGTGCCATCGTGCCATCGATCCCCTGGGTTTGGCGTTTGATAATTTTAATGCCATCGGGCGATGGCGAACGGTCGAGGTCACCGAGGGAACCGGCGAAGATCCACAGGTCGATCCCAGCGGCGAACTGCCCGATGGTCGCCGTTTCCAGACGGCTCAAGAATTCAAACAACTGTTATTGGCGGACATCGACCGCTTCAACGCTACCCTGATTGAAAAACTTGCCACCTACGGCATGCGGCGGACAATGTCTTTTGATGACGAAGAAGATTTGGCCGCCGTCGCCGCGGTCAGCCGCCAGCACGATTATCGTCTAGCGGATCTGCTGGAAGCATTTGTGCTGTCCGAGTTGTTTCAAAAACGCTAA